ATTTTATACCGGATTCTTCAATAAATCCATAGAGAAAATTATCCGCAATGGTCATACATGACAATCCTCCTCTTGGTCCCTGAATATTGGCTTTGAAAGTTCGTAAATTCTTGTTGCGTGGCAATTTTACTTTGCCTTCATCAGATGCCTTGGTTAAAAAATAGTTTTTGTTGAAAATATCAAACTCAAATAGGATAAGATCCCAATGGTGTTTGGAAGTTTGAATTTGCATTTTCTTAACAGTGGATCGTGTATTGAGGGATGCTTGGATGGCAGCAATATCCAAATTGACAACCTCGTAATCCTTAAATAACCCCTTCAGCAAGGCTTGGTTCTTGTAATTAACCGGTTGACCTACAAAATTTTGAGCAGATAAACTAAAGTTAAAAATTAGAATACTTGCAACAAAAACCAAAGATTTCATATTCATTTGTTTGTTAAATTTCGACAAAGTTAGTCAATGTATTATTTTTACAATAATTAAGTGGGGTTCAAAAAATATATTTTTATTTAATTAATTTGTTAATATATGAATTTCAATATATTAAATATTACAAAATATTGTGGTTTCATCGCAATCATTATAGCTTCTGAAATTGTGAATCCATTGGAATGTCAGGCCCAGGTCAAATCAAGTTTAAAGAAGAAAAAGACCACAAAAAAGGATGCGGATTATAAATTGATGGACCATTTGTGGTTTGGTGGTGGGTTGACTTTACAGTTTGGGAGTTCGGCATTGAACAATGGAGCTTTGGTGGGCAATTTTTTTAATGCGGGAATTTCACCCATGGCCGGTTATAAGCTCACCAAATGGCTTTCTGTTGGACCTCGAATTGAATATAGTTATTATAATGGTCGCTATTCTGGAGCCTCTGAAATATACAAACTTTCCTTTTCCAATTTCAGCTTTGGTTTATTCAATCGGATGAAATTCCTCGGTACCTTTTTCACCCATTTAGAAGCGTCAAGAAACAGTGAATTTTATTGGACCGGTTTTTTTGACGCCAATAATAAATTCATCCTTCAGCGGGAGTGGAGCAACCACCTATATGCTGGGCTTGGCTATAATTCAGGTGGAGATTTTGCTTATGAGTTTTATGTTATGTATGATTTTCTTGCCCCGGATGATGTGACCAATCTTCCAATCATTTACAGGGTTGGGTTTACTTACAAATTTTAAATTCGGAGTAGAATTCCAATGGTATAATGTCTTAGTGCCTGAGGGTATAAGCCTTTATAAAAAAGCGTCCCATTGGTTCCACTACCCAAGTATGGATCGGGACTAGCTTGTTCATCCGATGTAAACCTTGAAAACCATCCATGGGTGCTATATTTTTTGTCCCACAAATTGTAGCACATAACAAACCCATTGATTTCAAGTTTTTTCCATTTTGTTGTGTAGGCCATTCTAAGGATTCCAATATGATACGCTGGCAACTTGGCTTCATCTGTGCTCGATAAATCAAGATATTGCGAACCAACCCATTTGTGATGATAATTTAAGATGAGTGGAAATTTCTTCTGCAATTCGCCAAATTTCATTTCTAATCCTGTAAAAAGCAACCAATCCGGCGAGAAAGCCAAATTCCTATCCAATGCTTCCATTGCTGGTATTGCATTTTCTGGAGCTCCATAATGTGGTATAGTTTCAGTGAAAATTCCAGCCTTATTTGCAGAAAAGTTTGCCGCACTGGAAAGTGTTAGGCATTTCAAAACTTTGTATAATAAATTTAATTCAATTCCTGTGCGACCCGCCCTTGGGATCTGAACCCGCAAGGGATCTCCGGTTTCATTCAAAGCGCCGGTCAAGGCCAAATATTGGAAATATTGTAATCGATAAAAATTGAATTTAAAATTAAAGTGGGAATGCTCGAATTGTCCTCCTGCTTCAAAATCCAATAGATGCTCCTTATTCACGGCTGGACTGGACAATACATCTTCACGATAGGGTTCCCTCTGATAATAACTGGCAGAAGCGGAAAAGTGCAAGTTTGAACTGGCTTTATATTGAAACGCCGTTTTTGGATTCAGCAATAGGAAATTCCTGGAATATCCTAAATTACCATACCGATCGTCCTTTCCATTGATGCGATAGTTTAAAAATCGTCCATGTCCATCCAGCAATAACAAGCAATTATCATTCAACTTAATAGAAGTTTTTGCAAACAATGCCAGCTCAGATTTCAATCCCTTGTTACTGTAATAATCATGTCCTAAACCGCTTACTTCTTCCAACCCGATGGAATTCACCCTTCCAAAATGTCTGCCATTGTAATGAGAAAATGAAAGCCCGTAACTATATTTTCGGTCCAAATTTTGATATTGGTCAAGTCCCATGTAGACATAAGCATAATGATTGTCTAACCATTTTCTCCTAACCAAGTCAAAATTAGTTTCAGTTGGATGGGTGAGTCCATAATCGAGCAAAAATGCACCCGCTTTGTAGTTTTCATAATACCCATATCCTTTGGTATAGTTTCCATTGATTACAAGATTTATACCCTTTTTCATTTCCTGGTGGTAAAATACCTGCAAATGTTTCTGGTTGTATTGATCTACTTCGTCAGGATAAGGTACTCCGGATTTTTCTCGACCAGCTATGTTGAAGCGTACTAAGGAATCAACATTGAAATAGGAATAAGGTAAACCAAACCATGCTTGTCCGGTCCTCTCTTCACCATCAATATAATTTATACGCACACTATTGTGTGAATGAACGATGGCTCCACTCAGAAACAATCCCTTTAAGTCACTTGCCGATCTTTCAATAAAGCCATTCGATTTTTGTTGACTAAGTCTACCCTCTAGTAAATATTTTCCCTTTAAAAGACCCGAATGTAAATTAAGGCTCCAAAGAGAAGTGTTAAATGAGCCCATTTGGGTTTTCAATTCAGCAAAAGCTTCAGAGAACACTGTATTCAAATGAATATCTACAGCGGCACCAAACCCACCGGTTCCTGCCCTGCCGGGGACAAAACCTGACAATATATCAATACGATCTGAATTACTTATAAGATCCGGGGTATTTACAAAATAAGTCCTGGAAGATTCCTGATCGTTCAGTGGAATTCCGTTAAGATTGACCTGCACTTGATTGGGATCAATTCCTCTGATTCGAAAACCCGTGTACCCTACCCCATTACCAGCTTCGGACTGCACTTGAACGGATGCTTGTGATTGCAGCAAATAAGGAAGGTCTTTTACATCCGCCTTGTTTTTAATTTGCCCAAGATTCAGAGTATTGGAACTTGTGAGCTTATCTGATTCCCAACGACTGCTGATGATACTTACCTCATTCAATGAAATAAAATTTTCA
This window of the Saprospiraceae bacterium genome carries:
- a CDS encoding TonB-dependent receptor plug domain-containing protein; its protein translation is MNFFNFLILFLVFSDLFCQVDVTIQVTDEKNLGISNVEIYVPENNQHLITSTNGLTKAQFTLGSEFTFYVIFDGEIQKIFKKRVDSDQLFIILNENFISLNEVSIISSRWESDKLTSSNTLNLGQIKNKADVKDLPYLLQSQASVQVQSEAGNGVGYTGFRIRGIDPNQVQVNLNGIPLNDQESSRTYFVNTPDLISNSDRIDILSGFVPGRAGTGGFGAAVDIHLNTVFSEAFAELKTQMGSFNTSLWSLNLHSGLLKGKYLLEGRLSQQKSNGFIERSASDLKGLFLSGAIVHSHNSVRINYIDGEERTGQAWFGLPYSYFNVDSLVRFNIAGREKSGVPYPDEVDQYNQKHLQVFYHQEMKKGINLVINGNYTKGYGYYENYKAGAFLLDYGLTHPTETNFDLVRRKWLDNHYAYVYMGLDQYQNLDRKYSYGLSFSHYNGRHFGRVNSIGLEEVSGLGHDYYSNKGLKSELALFAKTSIKLNDNCLLLLDGHGRFLNYRINGKDDRYGNLGYSRNFLLLNPKTAFQYKASSNLHFSASASYYQREPYREDVLSSPAVNKEHLLDFEAGGQFEHSHFNFKFNFYRLQYFQYLALTGALNETGDPLRVQIPRAGRTGIELNLLYKVLKCLTLSSAANFSANKAGIFTETIPHYGAPENAIPAMEALDRNLAFSPDWLLFTGLEMKFGELQKKFPLILNYHHKWVGSQYLDLSSTDEAKLPAYHIGILRMAYTTKWKKLEINGFVMCYNLWDKKYSTHGWFSRFTSDEQASPDPYLGSGTNGTLFYKGLYPQALRHYTIGILLRI